Proteins found in one Mixophyes fleayi isolate aMixFle1 chromosome 8, aMixFle1.hap1, whole genome shotgun sequence genomic segment:
- the RC3H1 gene encoding roquin-1 isoform X3: MPVQAPQWTDFLSCPICTQTFDETIRKPISLGCGHTVCKMCLNKLHRKACPFDQTTINTDIELLPVNSALLQLVGAQVPDQQPITLCSGAEDTKHYEEARKCVEELALYLKPLSTARGVGLNSTTQSVLSRPMQRKLVTLVHCQLVEEEGRIRAMRAARSLGERTVTELILQHQNPQQLSSNLWAAVRARGCQFLGPAMQEEALKLVLLALEDGSALSRKVLVLFVVQRLEPRFPQASKTSIGHVVQLLYRASCFKVTKRDEDSSLMQLKEEFRTYEALRREHDSQIVQIAMEAGLRIAPDQWSSLLYGDQSHKSHMQSIIDKLQTPASFAQSVQELTIALQRTGDPANLNRLRPHLELLANIDPSPDAPPPTWEQLENGLVAVKTVVHGLVDYIQNHSKKGTDQQQVSEARSYHIIQPPQHSKYKTYMCRDMKQRGGCPRGASCTFAHSQEELEKFRKMNKRLVPRRPLSASLGQLNEVGLPTGSLNSDDGSMDLPSRKQGSLPNGIVSGNSVTQLLSRGTDSGYESGLKPVKLDHLSNSSPGSPPELLDSVPKSSMPALPVSSHQTSQRISGDLPPLPVSKQIHMVARGSQIYAPPQTDMFYPDPRGGGPPFEPVTYPPNVYYPPQPVSRYVRPQPSAPESTPTYLDHYAPYLQDRVVSTQYGAPTQQYSAMSQPMYTTHYDGRRVYPSAPQSYQREEMVRASPVPLDMPPTGGSPYVTEARERYQQVEGYYPVSPHPGHIRPPYNRETYSRLPPQHQSQPHPSLDDLHRRRKEIMAQLEERKVISPPPFAPSPTLPHPFHPDEYLDEELKVSGKYKGNDYSQYSPWSCDTIGSYIGTKDAKPKDVSAGGGVEGSNVDSKALRDQRHELQRRATDAGEDDLIPFGDRPTVSRFGAISRTSKALYQPPGHMILPAQDYSLYSNLGGPPYSPHQNLPSQVPMSERDRISKPLPTSERDQLRMELQQLNQQITQQTQMRGIEVASNRMLVQRESSSLGSQQQPPPPPPPAKWSSMLSNEQLSIELHQVEREIGKRTRELSMEGHSMGVKSKPDVIKVENGQLEPQTKVLSHDLPLTFSNEVPNGSSLAQDITMLSGKSASLTLSEDPQAGGDKNEPMRTGVNSNAAP, encoded by the exons GTACCTGATCAGCAGCCAATCACTCTGTGCAGCGGAGCGGAGGACACCAAGCACTATGAGGAGGCCAGAAAGTGTGTGGAAGAGTTGGCATTATACCTGAAGCCCCTCAGTACTGCCAGAG GTGTCGGTCTAAATAGCACCACACAGAGTGTGCTGAGCCGCCCTATGCAGAGGAAACTGGTGACTCTTGTTCATTGCCAGCTGGTGGAAGAGGAGGGACGAATCCGAGCAATGAGAGCAGCCCGTTCCCTGGGAGAGAGAACAGTCACTGAGCTTATCCTGCAACACCAGAATCCCCAACAACTTTCCTCCAACCTGTGGGCGGCTGTTCGTGCCCGCGGTTGCCAGTTCCTGGGACCAG CCATGCAGGAAGAAGCCCTAAAGCTTGTCCTCCTGGCTCTGGAAGATGGATCTGCACTCTCTCGGAAAGTCCTGGTTTTGTTTGTGGTGCAAAGACTGGAACCGCGCTTTCCACAAGCCTCGAAAACTAGCATTGGGCATGTTGTCCAGCTGTTGTACAGAGCCTCTTGCTTTAAG GTGACAAAGCGTGATGAGGACTCCTCTCTGATGCAGTTAAAGGAGGAGTTTCGCACTTATGAAGCATTGCGCAGAGAGCATGATTCTCAGATTGTGCAGATTGCTATGGAGGCTGGCCTGCGCATTGCACCCGATCAGTGGTCCTCGCTTCTGTACGGGGATCAGTCTCACAAATCCCATATGCAGTCCATAATTGACAAG TTGCAGACCCCAGCCTCGTTTGCTCAGAGTGTCCAGGAATTGACCATTGCTCTGCAAAGGACTGGAGACCCTGCCAACCTCAACAGATTACGACCTCACTTGGAGCTGCTGGCAAATATTGATCCAAGCCCTG ATGCTCCACCTCCAACGTGGGAGCAGCTAGAGAACGGCCTAGTGGCCGTGAAGACTGTTGTGCATGGGCTGGTTGACTACATCCAGAACCACAGCAAGAAGGGGACTGATCAGCAGCAGGTGAGCGAGGCACGGAGCTACCACATAATTCAG CCTCCACAGCACAGCAAATACAAGACCTACATGTGCAGGGACATGAAACAGAGAGGGGGCTGCCCCCGTGGGGCTAGCTGCACCTTTGCTCACTCTCAAGAGGAGTTGGAGAA GTTTAGAAAAATGAACAAGCGCTTGGTTCCTCGGCGCCCACTGAGTGCATCACTCGGTCAGCTGAATGAAGTAGGATTACCCACTGGCTCATTAAATTCTGATGATGGCTCGATGGATCTACCTAGCCGGAAGCAAGGTAGCCTTCCTAACGGCATTGTGTCAGGGAACTCTGTGACACAGCTACTCTCCCGGGGCACAGACTCTGGTTATGAGTCTGGACTGAAGCCTGTCAAACTGGATCATCTAAGCAACAGCAGCCCAGGCTCTCCCCCTGAATT GCTTGACTCCGTCCCCAAGTCATCCATGCCTGCCTTACCTGTCAGCTCACATCAAACTTCTCAGCGCATTTCCGGTGATCTACCCCCATTGCCTGTGTCTAAGCAGATCCATATGGTGGCACGAGGCTCCCAAATTTATGCTCCTCCCCAGACTGATATGTTTTACCCAGACCCTAGAGGAGGGGGTCCTCCATTTGAACCTGTAACCTACCCACCAA ATGTTTATTACCCACCTCAGCCTGTGTCACGCTATGTGAGACCTCAGCCATCTGCCCCTGAATCCACCCCTACCTACCTCGACCACTATGCTCCCTATTTACAAGACAGGGTTGTTAGCACGCAGTACGGGGCACCCACTCAACAGTACTCTGCCATGAGCCAGCCTATGTACACCACACACTACGATGGCCGCCGTGTATACCCCTCTGCTCCGCAATCCTACCAGAGAGAAGAAATGGTGCGTGCCAGTCCTGTGCCACTGGACATGCCCCCCACTGGTGGCTCCCCTTATGTGACGGAAGCCAGAGAGCGGTACCAACAAGTAGAAGGCTATTATCCAGTGAGTCCTCACCCAGGACACATAAGACCACCCTATAATAGG GAGACCTACAGCCGTTTGCCTCCCCAGCATCAATCACAGCCCCACCCCAGCCTTGATGATCTTCACCGCCGTCGCAAGGAGATCATGGCTCAACTAGAGGAAAGGAAAGTGATCTCCCCACCACCGTTTGCTCCTTCACCCACATTGCCTCACCCTTTTCATCCAGACGAG TACCTTGATGAGGAactgaaggtatccgggaagtacAAAGGCAATGACTACAGCCAGTACTCTCCCTGGTCCTGTGACACAATTGGTTCCTACATCGGAACCAAAGACGCCAAACCCAAAGACGTTTCTGCTGGAGGCGGTGTGGAAGGATCA AATGTTGACAGTAAAGCCCTAAGGGATCAGCGCCATGAGCTCCAGCGGAGAGCCACTGATGCCGGCGAGGATGATCTCATTCCGTTTGGTGACCGGCCCACAGTATCCCGTTTTGGTGCCATCTCACGCACCTCCAAGGCCTTGTATCAGCCACCAGGCCATATGATACTGCCAGCCCAAG atTACAGTTTATACAGCAACCTGGGAGGTCCTCCATATTCACCCCATCAAAACCTTCCTTCTCAGGTTCCAATGAGTGAGCG AGATCGTATATCCAAGCCTTTACCTACGTCTGAGAGAGATCAGCTCAGGATGGAGTTGCAGCAGCTGAACCAACAAATCACCCAGCAGACTCAGATGCGAGGCATAGAG GTTGCAAGTAACCGCATGCTCGTGCAGAGAGAGTCGTCGTCTCTAGGAAGTCAGCAGCAGccccctccaccaccaccaccagccaAGTGGTCCAGCATGTTGTCCAATGAACAACTGAGTATTGAGCTGCATCAAGTGGAGCGCGAGATCGGGAAGAGAACACGAGAACTTAGTATG GAGGGTCATTCCATGGGCGTGAAGAGCAAACCAGATGTTATCAAAGTGGAGAATGGGCAGCTGGAGCCGCAGACCAAGGTTCTATCACATGACCTCCCACTGACCTTCAG CAATGAGGTGCCAAATGGATCTAGCCTGGCCCAGGACATCACCATGCTATCTGGCAAATCTGCTTCTTTAACCCTTTCAGAGGATCCCCAGGCTGGCGGGGATAAAAATGAGCCCATGAGAACTGGGGTCAACTCAAACGCTGCTCCATAA
- the RC3H1 gene encoding roquin-1 isoform X1, whose protein sequence is MPVQAPQWTDFLSCPICTQTFDETIRKPISLGCGHTVCKMCLNKLHRKACPFDQTTINTDIELLPVNSALLQLVGAQVPDQQPITLCSGAEDTKHYEEARKCVEELALYLKPLSTARGVGLNSTTQSVLSRPMQRKLVTLVHCQLVEEEGRIRAMRAARSLGERTVTELILQHQNPQQLSSNLWAAVRARGCQFLGPAMQEEALKLVLLALEDGSALSRKVLVLFVVQRLEPRFPQASKTSIGHVVQLLYRASCFKVTKRDEDSSLMQLKEEFRTYEALRREHDSQIVQIAMEAGLRIAPDQWSSLLYGDQSHKSHMQSIIDKLQTPASFAQSVQELTIALQRTGDPANLNRLRPHLELLANIDPSPDAPPPTWEQLENGLVAVKTVVHGLVDYIQNHSKKGTDQQQVSEARSYHIIQPPQHSKYKTYMCRDMKQRGGCPRGASCTFAHSQEELEKFRKMNKRLVPRRPLSASLGQLNEVGLPTGSLNSDDGSMDLPSRKQGSLPNGIVSGNSVTQLLSRGTDSGYESGLKPVKLDHLSNSSPGSPPELLDSVPKSSMPALPVSSHQTSQRISGDLPPLPVSKQIHMVARGSQIYAPPQTDMFYPDPRGGGPPFEPVTYPPNVYYPPQPVSRYVRPQPSAPESTPTYLDHYAPYLQDRVVSTQYGAPTQQYSAMSQPMYTTHYDGRRVYPSAPQSYQREEMVRASPVPLDMPPTGGSPYVTEARERYQQVEGYYPVSPHPGHIRPPYNRETYSRLPPQHQSQPHPSLDDLHRRRKEIMAQLEERKVISPPPFAPSPTLPHPFHPDEYLDEELKVSGKYKGNDYSQYSPWSCDTIGSYIGTKDAKPKDVSAGGGVEGSNVDSKALRDQRHELQRRATDAGEDDLIPFGDRPTVSRFGAISRTSKALYQPPGHMILPAQGAATKSSITDYSLYSNLGGPPYSPHQNLPSQVPMSERDRISKPLPTSERDQLRMELQQLNQQITQQTQMRGIEVASNRMLVQRESSSLGSQQQPPPPPPPAKWSSMLSNEQLSIELHQVEREIGKRTRELSMEGHSMGVKSKPDVIKVENGQLEPQTKVLSHDLPLTFSNEVPNGSSLAQDITMLSGKSASLTLSEDPQAGGDKNEPMRTGVNSNAAP, encoded by the exons GTACCTGATCAGCAGCCAATCACTCTGTGCAGCGGAGCGGAGGACACCAAGCACTATGAGGAGGCCAGAAAGTGTGTGGAAGAGTTGGCATTATACCTGAAGCCCCTCAGTACTGCCAGAG GTGTCGGTCTAAATAGCACCACACAGAGTGTGCTGAGCCGCCCTATGCAGAGGAAACTGGTGACTCTTGTTCATTGCCAGCTGGTGGAAGAGGAGGGACGAATCCGAGCAATGAGAGCAGCCCGTTCCCTGGGAGAGAGAACAGTCACTGAGCTTATCCTGCAACACCAGAATCCCCAACAACTTTCCTCCAACCTGTGGGCGGCTGTTCGTGCCCGCGGTTGCCAGTTCCTGGGACCAG CCATGCAGGAAGAAGCCCTAAAGCTTGTCCTCCTGGCTCTGGAAGATGGATCTGCACTCTCTCGGAAAGTCCTGGTTTTGTTTGTGGTGCAAAGACTGGAACCGCGCTTTCCACAAGCCTCGAAAACTAGCATTGGGCATGTTGTCCAGCTGTTGTACAGAGCCTCTTGCTTTAAG GTGACAAAGCGTGATGAGGACTCCTCTCTGATGCAGTTAAAGGAGGAGTTTCGCACTTATGAAGCATTGCGCAGAGAGCATGATTCTCAGATTGTGCAGATTGCTATGGAGGCTGGCCTGCGCATTGCACCCGATCAGTGGTCCTCGCTTCTGTACGGGGATCAGTCTCACAAATCCCATATGCAGTCCATAATTGACAAG TTGCAGACCCCAGCCTCGTTTGCTCAGAGTGTCCAGGAATTGACCATTGCTCTGCAAAGGACTGGAGACCCTGCCAACCTCAACAGATTACGACCTCACTTGGAGCTGCTGGCAAATATTGATCCAAGCCCTG ATGCTCCACCTCCAACGTGGGAGCAGCTAGAGAACGGCCTAGTGGCCGTGAAGACTGTTGTGCATGGGCTGGTTGACTACATCCAGAACCACAGCAAGAAGGGGACTGATCAGCAGCAGGTGAGCGAGGCACGGAGCTACCACATAATTCAG CCTCCACAGCACAGCAAATACAAGACCTACATGTGCAGGGACATGAAACAGAGAGGGGGCTGCCCCCGTGGGGCTAGCTGCACCTTTGCTCACTCTCAAGAGGAGTTGGAGAA GTTTAGAAAAATGAACAAGCGCTTGGTTCCTCGGCGCCCACTGAGTGCATCACTCGGTCAGCTGAATGAAGTAGGATTACCCACTGGCTCATTAAATTCTGATGATGGCTCGATGGATCTACCTAGCCGGAAGCAAGGTAGCCTTCCTAACGGCATTGTGTCAGGGAACTCTGTGACACAGCTACTCTCCCGGGGCACAGACTCTGGTTATGAGTCTGGACTGAAGCCTGTCAAACTGGATCATCTAAGCAACAGCAGCCCAGGCTCTCCCCCTGAATT GCTTGACTCCGTCCCCAAGTCATCCATGCCTGCCTTACCTGTCAGCTCACATCAAACTTCTCAGCGCATTTCCGGTGATCTACCCCCATTGCCTGTGTCTAAGCAGATCCATATGGTGGCACGAGGCTCCCAAATTTATGCTCCTCCCCAGACTGATATGTTTTACCCAGACCCTAGAGGAGGGGGTCCTCCATTTGAACCTGTAACCTACCCACCAA ATGTTTATTACCCACCTCAGCCTGTGTCACGCTATGTGAGACCTCAGCCATCTGCCCCTGAATCCACCCCTACCTACCTCGACCACTATGCTCCCTATTTACAAGACAGGGTTGTTAGCACGCAGTACGGGGCACCCACTCAACAGTACTCTGCCATGAGCCAGCCTATGTACACCACACACTACGATGGCCGCCGTGTATACCCCTCTGCTCCGCAATCCTACCAGAGAGAAGAAATGGTGCGTGCCAGTCCTGTGCCACTGGACATGCCCCCCACTGGTGGCTCCCCTTATGTGACGGAAGCCAGAGAGCGGTACCAACAAGTAGAAGGCTATTATCCAGTGAGTCCTCACCCAGGACACATAAGACCACCCTATAATAGG GAGACCTACAGCCGTTTGCCTCCCCAGCATCAATCACAGCCCCACCCCAGCCTTGATGATCTTCACCGCCGTCGCAAGGAGATCATGGCTCAACTAGAGGAAAGGAAAGTGATCTCCCCACCACCGTTTGCTCCTTCACCCACATTGCCTCACCCTTTTCATCCAGACGAG TACCTTGATGAGGAactgaaggtatccgggaagtacAAAGGCAATGACTACAGCCAGTACTCTCCCTGGTCCTGTGACACAATTGGTTCCTACATCGGAACCAAAGACGCCAAACCCAAAGACGTTTCTGCTGGAGGCGGTGTGGAAGGATCA AATGTTGACAGTAAAGCCCTAAGGGATCAGCGCCATGAGCTCCAGCGGAGAGCCACTGATGCCGGCGAGGATGATCTCATTCCGTTTGGTGACCGGCCCACAGTATCCCGTTTTGGTGCCATCTCACGCACCTCCAAGGCCTTGTATCAGCCACCAGGCCATATGATACTGCCAGCCCAAGGTGCGGCTACCAAATCCAGCATTACTG atTACAGTTTATACAGCAACCTGGGAGGTCCTCCATATTCACCCCATCAAAACCTTCCTTCTCAGGTTCCAATGAGTGAGCG AGATCGTATATCCAAGCCTTTACCTACGTCTGAGAGAGATCAGCTCAGGATGGAGTTGCAGCAGCTGAACCAACAAATCACCCAGCAGACTCAGATGCGAGGCATAGAG GTTGCAAGTAACCGCATGCTCGTGCAGAGAGAGTCGTCGTCTCTAGGAAGTCAGCAGCAGccccctccaccaccaccaccagccaAGTGGTCCAGCATGTTGTCCAATGAACAACTGAGTATTGAGCTGCATCAAGTGGAGCGCGAGATCGGGAAGAGAACACGAGAACTTAGTATG GAGGGTCATTCCATGGGCGTGAAGAGCAAACCAGATGTTATCAAAGTGGAGAATGGGCAGCTGGAGCCGCAGACCAAGGTTCTATCACATGACCTCCCACTGACCTTCAG CAATGAGGTGCCAAATGGATCTAGCCTGGCCCAGGACATCACCATGCTATCTGGCAAATCTGCTTCTTTAACCCTTTCAGAGGATCCCCAGGCTGGCGGGGATAAAAATGAGCCCATGAGAACTGGGGTCAACTCAAACGCTGCTCCATAA
- the RC3H1 gene encoding roquin-1 isoform X4, which yields MPVQAPQWTDFLSCPICTQTFDETIRKPISLGCGHTVCKMCLNKLHRKACPFDQTTINTDIELLPVNSALLQLVGAQVPDQQPITLCSGAEDTKHYEEARKCVEELALYLKPLSTARGVGLNSTTQSVLSRPMQRKLVTLVHCQLVEEEGRIRAMRAARSLGERTVTELILQHQNPQQLSSNLWAAVRARGCQFLGPAMQEEALKLVLLALEDGSALSRKVLVLFVVQRLEPRFPQASKTSIGHVVQLLYRASCFKVTKRDEDSSLMQLKEEFRTYEALRREHDSQIVQIAMEAGLRIAPDQWSSLLYGDQSHKSHMQSIIDKLQTPASFAQSVQELTIALQRTGDPANLNRLRPHLELLANIDPSPDAPPPTWEQLENGLVAVKTVVHGLVDYIQNHSKKGTDQQQPPQHSKYKTYMCRDMKQRGGCPRGASCTFAHSQEELEKFRKMNKRLVPRRPLSASLGQLNEVGLPTGSLNSDDGSMDLPSRKQGSLPNGIVSGNSVTQLLSRGTDSGYESGLKPVKLDHLSNSSPGSPPELLDSVPKSSMPALPVSSHQTSQRISGDLPPLPVSKQIHMVARGSQIYAPPQTDMFYPDPRGGGPPFEPVTYPPNVYYPPQPVSRYVRPQPSAPESTPTYLDHYAPYLQDRVVSTQYGAPTQQYSAMSQPMYTTHYDGRRVYPSAPQSYQREEMVRASPVPLDMPPTGGSPYVTEARERYQQVEGYYPVSPHPGHIRPPYNRETYSRLPPQHQSQPHPSLDDLHRRRKEIMAQLEERKVISPPPFAPSPTLPHPFHPDEYLDEELKVSGKYKGNDYSQYSPWSCDTIGSYIGTKDAKPKDVSAGGGVEGSNVDSKALRDQRHELQRRATDAGEDDLIPFGDRPTVSRFGAISRTSKALYQPPGHMILPAQGAATKSSITDYSLYSNLGGPPYSPHQNLPSQVPMSERDRISKPLPTSERDQLRMELQQLNQQITQQTQMRGIEVASNRMLVQRESSSLGSQQQPPPPPPPAKWSSMLSNEQLSIELHQVEREIGKRTRELSMEGHSMGVKSKPDVIKVENGQLEPQTKVLSHDLPLTFSNEVPNGSSLAQDITMLSGKSASLTLSEDPQAGGDKNEPMRTGVNSNAAP from the exons GTACCTGATCAGCAGCCAATCACTCTGTGCAGCGGAGCGGAGGACACCAAGCACTATGAGGAGGCCAGAAAGTGTGTGGAAGAGTTGGCATTATACCTGAAGCCCCTCAGTACTGCCAGAG GTGTCGGTCTAAATAGCACCACACAGAGTGTGCTGAGCCGCCCTATGCAGAGGAAACTGGTGACTCTTGTTCATTGCCAGCTGGTGGAAGAGGAGGGACGAATCCGAGCAATGAGAGCAGCCCGTTCCCTGGGAGAGAGAACAGTCACTGAGCTTATCCTGCAACACCAGAATCCCCAACAACTTTCCTCCAACCTGTGGGCGGCTGTTCGTGCCCGCGGTTGCCAGTTCCTGGGACCAG CCATGCAGGAAGAAGCCCTAAAGCTTGTCCTCCTGGCTCTGGAAGATGGATCTGCACTCTCTCGGAAAGTCCTGGTTTTGTTTGTGGTGCAAAGACTGGAACCGCGCTTTCCACAAGCCTCGAAAACTAGCATTGGGCATGTTGTCCAGCTGTTGTACAGAGCCTCTTGCTTTAAG GTGACAAAGCGTGATGAGGACTCCTCTCTGATGCAGTTAAAGGAGGAGTTTCGCACTTATGAAGCATTGCGCAGAGAGCATGATTCTCAGATTGTGCAGATTGCTATGGAGGCTGGCCTGCGCATTGCACCCGATCAGTGGTCCTCGCTTCTGTACGGGGATCAGTCTCACAAATCCCATATGCAGTCCATAATTGACAAG TTGCAGACCCCAGCCTCGTTTGCTCAGAGTGTCCAGGAATTGACCATTGCTCTGCAAAGGACTGGAGACCCTGCCAACCTCAACAGATTACGACCTCACTTGGAGCTGCTGGCAAATATTGATCCAAGCCCTG ATGCTCCACCTCCAACGTGGGAGCAGCTAGAGAACGGCCTAGTGGCCGTGAAGACTGTTGTGCATGGGCTGGTTGACTACATCCAGAACCACAGCAAGAAGGGGACTGATCAGCAGCAG CCTCCACAGCACAGCAAATACAAGACCTACATGTGCAGGGACATGAAACAGAGAGGGGGCTGCCCCCGTGGGGCTAGCTGCACCTTTGCTCACTCTCAAGAGGAGTTGGAGAA GTTTAGAAAAATGAACAAGCGCTTGGTTCCTCGGCGCCCACTGAGTGCATCACTCGGTCAGCTGAATGAAGTAGGATTACCCACTGGCTCATTAAATTCTGATGATGGCTCGATGGATCTACCTAGCCGGAAGCAAGGTAGCCTTCCTAACGGCATTGTGTCAGGGAACTCTGTGACACAGCTACTCTCCCGGGGCACAGACTCTGGTTATGAGTCTGGACTGAAGCCTGTCAAACTGGATCATCTAAGCAACAGCAGCCCAGGCTCTCCCCCTGAATT GCTTGACTCCGTCCCCAAGTCATCCATGCCTGCCTTACCTGTCAGCTCACATCAAACTTCTCAGCGCATTTCCGGTGATCTACCCCCATTGCCTGTGTCTAAGCAGATCCATATGGTGGCACGAGGCTCCCAAATTTATGCTCCTCCCCAGACTGATATGTTTTACCCAGACCCTAGAGGAGGGGGTCCTCCATTTGAACCTGTAACCTACCCACCAA ATGTTTATTACCCACCTCAGCCTGTGTCACGCTATGTGAGACCTCAGCCATCTGCCCCTGAATCCACCCCTACCTACCTCGACCACTATGCTCCCTATTTACAAGACAGGGTTGTTAGCACGCAGTACGGGGCACCCACTCAACAGTACTCTGCCATGAGCCAGCCTATGTACACCACACACTACGATGGCCGCCGTGTATACCCCTCTGCTCCGCAATCCTACCAGAGAGAAGAAATGGTGCGTGCCAGTCCTGTGCCACTGGACATGCCCCCCACTGGTGGCTCCCCTTATGTGACGGAAGCCAGAGAGCGGTACCAACAAGTAGAAGGCTATTATCCAGTGAGTCCTCACCCAGGACACATAAGACCACCCTATAATAGG GAGACCTACAGCCGTTTGCCTCCCCAGCATCAATCACAGCCCCACCCCAGCCTTGATGATCTTCACCGCCGTCGCAAGGAGATCATGGCTCAACTAGAGGAAAGGAAAGTGATCTCCCCACCACCGTTTGCTCCTTCACCCACATTGCCTCACCCTTTTCATCCAGACGAG TACCTTGATGAGGAactgaaggtatccgggaagtacAAAGGCAATGACTACAGCCAGTACTCTCCCTGGTCCTGTGACACAATTGGTTCCTACATCGGAACCAAAGACGCCAAACCCAAAGACGTTTCTGCTGGAGGCGGTGTGGAAGGATCA AATGTTGACAGTAAAGCCCTAAGGGATCAGCGCCATGAGCTCCAGCGGAGAGCCACTGATGCCGGCGAGGATGATCTCATTCCGTTTGGTGACCGGCCCACAGTATCCCGTTTTGGTGCCATCTCACGCACCTCCAAGGCCTTGTATCAGCCACCAGGCCATATGATACTGCCAGCCCAAGGTGCGGCTACCAAATCCAGCATTACTG atTACAGTTTATACAGCAACCTGGGAGGTCCTCCATATTCACCCCATCAAAACCTTCCTTCTCAGGTTCCAATGAGTGAGCG AGATCGTATATCCAAGCCTTTACCTACGTCTGAGAGAGATCAGCTCAGGATGGAGTTGCAGCAGCTGAACCAACAAATCACCCAGCAGACTCAGATGCGAGGCATAGAG GTTGCAAGTAACCGCATGCTCGTGCAGAGAGAGTCGTCGTCTCTAGGAAGTCAGCAGCAGccccctccaccaccaccaccagccaAGTGGTCCAGCATGTTGTCCAATGAACAACTGAGTATTGAGCTGCATCAAGTGGAGCGCGAGATCGGGAAGAGAACACGAGAACTTAGTATG GAGGGTCATTCCATGGGCGTGAAGAGCAAACCAGATGTTATCAAAGTGGAGAATGGGCAGCTGGAGCCGCAGACCAAGGTTCTATCACATGACCTCCCACTGACCTTCAG CAATGAGGTGCCAAATGGATCTAGCCTGGCCCAGGACATCACCATGCTATCTGGCAAATCTGCTTCTTTAACCCTTTCAGAGGATCCCCAGGCTGGCGGGGATAAAAATGAGCCCATGAGAACTGGGGTCAACTCAAACGCTGCTCCATAA